In Aliamphritea ceti, a single window of DNA contains:
- a CDS encoding HvfC/BufC N-terminal domain-containing protein, translating into MSELHQRQQQLLDYIMGKPSDIQEHIQDRGKVSVDIQLHIYRNAYQVSFWETLNTDHEILGKYLGDDMFNAMVRDYIAEYPSTFRSLRDFGDRLPTFLTENKAFSQHPQIAELARFERDLLIAFDAMDANMCSREDLTRIAPEQWAELTIEFHPSVRAFITGYNVVDIWQHLKADRSPPDALARNEYWILWRNRDRLTEFASLDGFEQAMYETFSKGYTLEQAAEFLIEISHSDPTEKLLTTLFTWLDKGWITKLKAGLNAVD; encoded by the coding sequence ATGAGCGAGCTGCATCAGCGCCAGCAACAGCTGCTCGACTACATTATGGGCAAGCCGTCTGACATTCAGGAACATATCCAGGACCGCGGTAAAGTCAGCGTAGACATTCAGCTGCATATTTATCGCAACGCCTATCAGGTCAGCTTCTGGGAAACGCTGAATACCGATCATGAGATCCTGGGTAAGTACCTGGGTGACGACATGTTTAACGCCATGGTACGGGACTACATTGCAGAATATCCGTCGACTTTCCGTTCTTTACGGGATTTTGGCGACCGTTTACCTACATTTCTTACCGAAAACAAAGCTTTCAGTCAGCATCCACAAATTGCTGAACTGGCCCGTTTCGAACGGGATCTACTGATCGCCTTTGATGCCATGGATGCCAATATGTGCAGCCGTGAAGATCTGACCCGTATTGCGCCTGAGCAATGGGCAGAACTGACAATTGAATTTCACCCCAGCGTACGCGCGTTTATCACCGGATATAATGTTGTCGATATCTGGCAGCATCTTAAGGCCGACCGCAGCCCACCGGACGCACTTGCCCGTAATGAATATTGGATTCTGTGGCGTAATCGTGACCGGCTGACTGAGTTTGCCAGTCTGGACGGCTTTGAACAGGCCATGTATGAAACCTTCAGCAAAGGTTACACCCTCGAACAGGCGGCGGAATTTCTCATTGAGATCAGTCACTCGGACCCAACCGAAAAACTCCTGACCACGCTGTTTACCTGGCTCGACAAAGGTTGGATTACCAAACTAAAAGCCGGACTTAACGCTGTCGATTAA
- the bufB gene encoding MNIO family bufferin maturase translates to MSNDFLGFGLGLRTDHFHDVLETKPKNIDWFEIISENFMVDGGKPKYYLHAIREHYPMVMHGVSMSLGSTDPLDMDYMKRLKQLHDELQPEWLSDHLCWTGINGINTHDLLPVPYTEEALDLMVERIKQAQDYMGRQILLENPSSYISFDESAIPEWEFLSELTQRADCHILFDVNNIYVSARNHGFDPLEYIKKTPVDRVKQFHLAGHTDYGDYIIDTHDHDVPDPVWELYKEALLHFGPVSTMIERDGNIPPFEDLRGELQIARRIANETLNPEQLKPRYQEAV, encoded by the coding sequence ATGTCTAATGACTTTCTCGGCTTTGGCTTAGGTCTGCGAACTGACCACTTCCATGACGTACTGGAAACCAAGCCTAAAAACATAGACTGGTTTGAGATTATCTCGGAAAACTTCATGGTTGATGGCGGCAAGCCAAAATACTACCTGCACGCAATTCGCGAACATTACCCTATGGTGATGCATGGTGTATCTATGTCTCTGGGCTCAACTGACCCACTGGATATGGATTACATGAAACGCCTCAAGCAATTACACGATGAGTTACAGCCAGAATGGCTGTCAGATCATCTCTGCTGGACTGGCATCAACGGTATCAACACCCATGACCTGCTGCCCGTACCTTACACAGAAGAAGCCCTTGATCTGATGGTAGAGCGCATCAAACAGGCTCAGGACTATATGGGCCGGCAAATTCTGCTGGAAAACCCATCCAGCTATATCAGCTTTGACGAGTCAGCTATTCCTGAATGGGAGTTTCTCAGTGAGCTGACCCAGCGTGCCGATTGCCATATCCTGTTTGACGTAAACAACATTTATGTCAGCGCCCGTAACCACGGCTTCGATCCGTTGGAATACATAAAGAAAACACCGGTTGACCGGGTGAAGCAGTTCCACCTCGCCGGACATACAGACTACGGCGATTACATCATCGACACCCACGACCATGACGTACCTGATCCGGTCTGGGAATTGTATAAGGAAGCCCTGCTGCACTTTGGCCCGGTCAGTACGATGATCGAGCGCGATGGTAACATCCCACCCTTCGAAGACTTACGTGGTGAACTGCAAATTGCCCGTAGGATAGCCAATGAAACCCTTAATCCCGAACAGCTGAAGCCCCGCTATCAGGAGGCTGTATGA
- the glmS gene encoding glutamine--fructose-6-phosphate transaminase (isomerizing), with amino-acid sequence MCGIVGAIASRNIAAILLEGLKRLEYRGYDSAGMAVYNAADDSLAALKRLGKVAELDNALQQQSLPGTLGIAHTRWATHGKPEQRNAHPHLSGDRIAIVHNGIIENHAALRTELQADGYEFLSDTDTEVVTHLIHRAVSKGDNLLAAVKSTVKRLHGAYALAVIDQQQPDRLIATRMGSPLVIGVGVEENFIASDPLALLQVTDRFIYLEEGDLAVISLHEIAVEDTDGQNVAREVQQFEHGHDVADKGEYRHYMLKEIYEQPKVIDAVLEGRISKGKVLEQVFGADSSELFDQVKCIQIVACGTSFNAGMVAKYWIERHAGIPCMVDVASEFRYRRTVCLPGTLFLTISQSGETADTLAALRDAKTQGYLASLVICNVPGSSLVRESDLCLMTNAGPEIGVASTKAFTSQLVALMLTTLILARRTGFSEAAEADMIEKLEGLSALCDEVLKMDADIQQMAERFVDKNHSLFLGRGTMFPVAVEGALKLKEISYIHAEAYPAGELKHGPLALVDEDMPIVAVAPNNSLLEKLQANLEEVRARGGQLFLFADSRIQIEDGDDSCYLLTLPDVCKDMAPIVYSIPLQLLSYYVAVLKGTDVDQPRNLAKSVTVE; translated from the coding sequence ATGTGTGGAATCGTTGGCGCAATTGCCAGTCGAAATATAGCGGCTATCCTGCTGGAAGGCCTGAAACGTCTTGAGTACCGGGGGTATGATTCAGCCGGTATGGCAGTGTATAACGCAGCTGATGATAGCCTGGCGGCGCTGAAGCGCCTGGGTAAAGTTGCTGAACTGGATAATGCCTTGCAACAGCAGTCGCTGCCGGGAACTCTGGGTATCGCGCATACCCGTTGGGCCACTCATGGTAAGCCGGAACAGCGAAATGCGCACCCGCATTTATCCGGTGACCGCATTGCTATCGTGCATAACGGCATCATTGAAAATCATGCCGCATTACGTACAGAGCTACAGGCAGACGGCTATGAGTTTTTGTCGGACACTGATACTGAAGTTGTGACCCATCTGATTCACCGTGCTGTCAGCAAGGGCGATAACTTACTTGCTGCTGTTAAAAGCACGGTTAAACGTCTGCATGGCGCGTATGCACTGGCTGTTATTGATCAGCAACAGCCTGATCGTCTGATTGCTACCCGTATGGGCAGCCCGTTGGTGATTGGCGTTGGCGTGGAAGAAAACTTCATAGCCTCCGATCCGCTGGCACTGCTCCAGGTTACGGACCGTTTTATTTATCTGGAAGAAGGTGATCTGGCGGTTATCAGTCTGCATGAAATTGCAGTTGAAGATACTGATGGTCAGAACGTTGCCCGTGAAGTACAGCAGTTTGAGCATGGCCATGATGTTGCCGATAAAGGTGAATATCGTCATTACATGCTGAAAGAAATTTACGAACAGCCAAAGGTAATTGACGCTGTTCTGGAAGGCCGTATCAGTAAAGGTAAAGTGCTGGAACAGGTGTTCGGTGCTGATTCCAGCGAGCTATTTGATCAGGTTAAATGTATTCAGATCGTTGCCTGCGGTACCAGCTTTAATGCAGGTATGGTGGCGAAATACTGGATTGAACGGCATGCGGGAATTCCTTGCATGGTAGATGTAGCCAGTGAATTCCGTTATCGCCGCACGGTTTGTTTGCCGGGAACTCTGTTCCTGACTATTTCTCAGTCCGGTGAAACGGCAGATACGCTGGCCGCACTGCGGGATGCTAAAACACAGGGCTACCTGGCGTCGCTGGTCATCTGTAACGTACCTGGCAGCTCTTTAGTACGTGAGTCAGATTTGTGTCTGATGACCAATGCGGGGCCTGAAATTGGTGTGGCTTCAACTAAGGCTTTTACCAGTCAACTGGTTGCCCTGATGCTGACTACTCTTATTCTGGCGCGTCGTACTGGTTTTAGCGAAGCAGCTGAAGCGGATATGATCGAAAAGCTGGAAGGTTTGTCTGCATTGTGTGATGAAGTGCTGAAGATGGATGCGGATATTCAGCAGATGGCAGAGCGTTTCGTCGATAAAAACCATTCTCTGTTTCTGGGGCGCGGTACTATGTTTCCGGTAGCAGTAGAAGGTGCGCTGAAGCTAAAGGAAATCTCTTATATTCATGCTGAAGCCTATCCTGCCGGTGAGCTTAAGCATGGCCCGCTGGCACTGGTAGATGAAGATATGCCGATTGTTGCGGTTGCGCCAAATAACTCTTTGCTGGAAAAACTGCAGGCTAATCTGGAAGAAGTCCGCGCCCGTGGCGGCCAGTTATTCCTGTTTGCCGATAGCCGGATACAGATTGAAGATGGTGATGACAGCTGTTATCTGCTGACCCTTCCTGATGTTTGCAAAGACATGGCACCGATTGTGTATTCGATTCCATTACAATTGCTGTCTTATTACGTAGCAGTTCTGAAAGGTACTGATGTTGATCAGCCGCGAAATCTGGCGAAATCGGTGACGGTGGAATAA
- a CDS encoding carbonic anhydrase, producing the protein MTAFRKSLQICSISLCSAGLLSTPVLASEAVQWDYGKERGPDQWAVLDNAYQACGNGKNQSPVNLQNSLETDLPALTFNYQPGAEKVFNNGHTVEADYMPGSQLTLNGNSYTLRQFHFHSPSENTLNGQDFPMEAHLVHSDKNGNLAVVAVMFEVGATNPVLSQIWQQPLTAGEISEMEAAVNATGLLPAPKDYFRYNGSLTTPPCTEGVRWLVMKQPMTLSQQQLSSFQGMLSGPNNRPVQPLNARQILK; encoded by the coding sequence ATGACAGCTTTCAGAAAATCCCTGCAAATATGCAGTATCAGTCTTTGTAGTGCAGGCCTGTTAAGCACGCCTGTCCTGGCCAGTGAGGCTGTACAGTGGGATTATGGTAAAGAACGCGGACCAGACCAGTGGGCAGTGTTGGACAACGCTTATCAAGCCTGTGGCAATGGTAAAAATCAGTCACCGGTTAATCTGCAAAACAGTTTAGAAACTGATCTCCCTGCACTTACATTCAACTATCAGCCAGGTGCAGAGAAAGTCTTCAACAACGGTCATACCGTCGAAGCTGATTACATGCCCGGCAGCCAGTTAACCTTGAACGGTAATAGCTATACACTGCGCCAGTTCCACTTTCACAGTCCCAGTGAGAACACGCTTAACGGTCAGGACTTCCCAATGGAAGCCCACCTGGTACACAGCGATAAAAACGGCAATCTGGCAGTTGTCGCGGTAATGTTTGAAGTCGGCGCAACCAATCCAGTCTTATCACAAATTTGGCAACAGCCACTCACCGCCGGTGAAATCAGTGAAATGGAAGCCGCGGTTAATGCCACAGGTTTGCTACCGGCACCAAAGGATTACTTCCGCTACAACGGCTCCCTTACCACGCCCCCCTGTACTGAAGGTGTCCGCTGGTTGGTAATGAAACAACCTATGACACTGTCTCAGCAACAACTGAGCAGTTTTCAGGGCATGCTAAGTGGACCTAACAATCGTCCAGTTCAGCCGCTAAACGCCCGTCAGATTCTCAAATAA
- a CDS encoding glycine betaine ABC transporter substrate-binding protein yields MKITKLLKTLAAGMFLTGAVQANAEALVVGGKNFTEQQLLTSITSQYLAAKDIDVDTRAGMGTAVLRKAQVNGQIDLYWEYTGTALINFNKIKEPMSMEDGYNKVKELDAERGLVWLTPSKVNNTYALAMRRTEAAEKGISSLSELSKAVNNGDELLFACNAEFAARADGLKPLQKAYGFKFDRSQVKRMDTGLTYLALKEGQVNISLVFATDGRIPAFDFVVLKDDKNYFPVYALTPVIRAEALAANPALEGMMNDLSSRLNDTNMAELNAKVDVSKETIENVAKGFLMEQGLI; encoded by the coding sequence ATGAAAATAACAAAGCTCCTGAAAACTCTGGCTGCAGGCATGTTTCTGACCGGCGCAGTGCAGGCAAATGCTGAAGCACTGGTAGTAGGCGGCAAGAACTTTACAGAACAGCAATTACTGACGTCTATCACCAGTCAGTACTTAGCGGCGAAGGACATTGATGTTGATACCCGGGCGGGTATGGGCACGGCCGTGCTGCGTAAAGCACAGGTGAATGGTCAGATCGACCTGTACTGGGAATATACCGGTACTGCGCTGATCAACTTTAACAAGATTAAAGAGCCGATGAGCATGGAAGACGGCTATAACAAAGTTAAAGAGCTGGATGCTGAACGTGGTCTGGTCTGGTTGACGCCTTCAAAAGTAAACAACACTTATGCGTTGGCAATGCGTCGGACTGAAGCGGCCGAAAAAGGCATTTCAAGCCTGAGTGAACTGAGTAAAGCAGTTAATAATGGTGATGAGCTGCTGTTTGCCTGTAATGCTGAATTTGCTGCCCGTGCTGACGGTTTGAAGCCTTTGCAGAAAGCTTATGGCTTTAAGTTTGACCGTTCACAAGTGAAGCGTATGGATACTGGTCTGACGTACTTGGCACTGAAAGAAGGTCAGGTAAATATCTCTCTGGTATTTGCAACTGACGGTCGTATTCCGGCATTCGATTTTGTCGTACTGAAAGACGATAAGAACTACTTCCCGGTATACGCTTTGACGCCAGTTATTCGTGCTGAAGCGCTGGCCGCTAATCCGGCTCTTGAAGGCATGATGAATGATTTGTCTTCACGTCTGAACGATACCAATATGGCTGAGCTGAATGCCAAGGTTGATGTCAGCAAAGAAACCATCGAAAACGTAGCTAAAGGCTTCCTGATGGAACAGGGTCTGATTTAA
- the glmU gene encoding bifunctional UDP-N-acetylglucosamine diphosphorylase/glucosamine-1-phosphate N-acetyltransferase GlmU has product MTTLNTIILAAGQGSRMKSSLPKVLHKIAGKPMVQWVIDAANQLPANNAHVVIGHGAEHLKAELSGQELTFAVQAEQLGTGHAVAQAMPNIAADSVALILYGDVPLTKAETMARLVEIAEQGDFALLTVKLDDPTGYGRIVRDEQARVSAIVEHKDANPDQLEITEVNTGILAVAASKLHEWLPQLSSDNAQGEYYLTDVIAMAAASGMNVKTIQPDTEQEVQGINNRMQQAELERWYQLQQSRALMEQGVTLADPARLDVRGELTVGTDVSLDINVVFKGKVILGNKVTIESGCVIEDSVIGDGCHIKANSILEQAELAGNSDIGPFARLRPGSRLALGAKVGNFVETKKANIGEGSKVNHLSYVGDADVGPGANIGAGTITCNYDGVNKFKTEIGAGAFIGSNTALVAPVKIGENATVGAGSTVSKNVNDAELAVTRARQTNIKNWQRPVDQKAAKDQ; this is encoded by the coding sequence TTGACAACCCTCAATACTATTATTCTTGCTGCCGGTCAGGGCAGCCGCATGAAGTCTTCATTACCTAAAGTTCTGCATAAGATTGCCGGCAAGCCGATGGTGCAGTGGGTAATAGATGCAGCGAACCAGTTACCTGCGAATAATGCCCATGTGGTGATTGGTCATGGTGCAGAGCATTTAAAAGCAGAACTGTCTGGTCAGGAACTGACATTTGCGGTTCAGGCTGAACAGTTAGGCACTGGCCATGCTGTGGCCCAGGCGATGCCAAATATTGCTGCGGATTCAGTGGCGCTGATTCTGTATGGCGATGTGCCGCTGACAAAAGCTGAAACAATGGCACGTCTGGTAGAAATTGCTGAGCAGGGTGATTTTGCCTTGCTGACGGTGAAGCTGGATGATCCGACAGGCTACGGCCGTATCGTACGTGATGAACAGGCCCGTGTGAGCGCGATTGTTGAACATAAAGATGCAAATCCGGATCAGTTGGAAATTACTGAAGTAAATACCGGTATTCTGGCAGTTGCAGCCAGCAAACTGCATGAATGGCTGCCTCAGTTATCTTCCGATAATGCGCAGGGCGAATATTATCTGACGGATGTAATCGCGATGGCAGCGGCCTCGGGTATGAATGTCAAAACTATCCAGCCAGACACTGAGCAGGAAGTACAGGGCATTAATAACCGCATGCAACAGGCTGAACTGGAGCGTTGGTATCAGTTACAGCAGTCCCGTGCGCTGATGGAGCAGGGGGTTACTCTGGCAGATCCGGCGCGCCTGGATGTGCGTGGTGAACTGACCGTTGGCACGGATGTCAGTCTGGATATCAACGTTGTGTTTAAAGGCAAGGTTATCCTGGGTAATAAGGTCACAATCGAGTCTGGCTGTGTCATTGAAGACTCAGTGATCGGCGATGGTTGCCATATTAAGGCGAACTCGATACTGGAGCAGGCTGAGCTGGCTGGTAATTCTGATATCGGGCCATTTGCCCGCCTGCGTCCTGGTAGCCGTTTGGCACTGGGTGCTAAAGTTGGCAACTTTGTTGAAACGAAGAAAGCCAACATTGGTGAAGGCAGTAAAGTAAATCACCTTAGTTATGTGGGTGATGCGGATGTTGGACCTGGTGCCAATATTGGTGCCGGTACCATTACCTGCAATTACGACGGTGTAAATAAATTTAAGACTGAGATTGGTGCCGGTGCCTTTATTGGCTCAAATACCGCGTTGGTAGCGCCGGTTAAAATCGGTGAAAACGCCACCGTAGGTGCCGGTTCAACAGTGAGTAAAAATGTAAATGATGCAGAGTTGGCGGTGACCCGTGCCCGTCAGACAAATATTAAAAACTGGCAGCGTCCGGTGGACCAGAAAGCCGCTAAAGACCAGTAA
- a CDS encoding nitrilase-related carbon-nitrogen hydrolase: protein MSLRVGVAQVAITLGDLAANLCKHEEYIAAARGQGVEVLVFPELSLTGYQLERTVPDLAMAVSDPRLLALAEQCQGIQVVCGFVEEVSPGEYYNAAAWLQDGAVTAVHRKLNLPTYGSLEEGKLYTPGKQLRTQAVKENWSALSLICADMWNPGLVFAGMLQKPDVLITPINSAEGVVSDEFSNPQNWQTNLSYMAMTYGTPVVMANRCDTELDASFWGGSQILGARGEVLAQASGEEVLLVADIERVSISAARFDLPTLRDANPQLISQLIADIK, encoded by the coding sequence ATGAGTTTACGGGTAGGTGTTGCGCAGGTGGCGATCACACTGGGAGATCTCGCTGCAAATCTGTGTAAGCATGAGGAGTATATTGCCGCTGCCCGGGGACAGGGCGTTGAGGTGCTAGTGTTTCCGGAGCTGTCACTGACCGGCTACCAGCTGGAGCGAACAGTACCGGACCTGGCTATGGCTGTGAGTGATCCCCGTTTACTGGCACTGGCCGAGCAGTGTCAGGGTATTCAGGTGGTGTGCGGCTTCGTTGAAGAGGTCAGCCCGGGGGAATATTACAATGCAGCAGCCTGGTTACAGGACGGTGCAGTAACGGCAGTCCATAGGAAGTTAAATCTGCCCACTTATGGCAGCCTGGAAGAAGGTAAGTTATATACGCCGGGTAAACAGCTAAGAACTCAGGCCGTCAAAGAAAATTGGTCGGCATTGTCGCTGATCTGTGCTGATATGTGGAATCCGGGATTGGTGTTTGCCGGGATGCTACAAAAGCCGGACGTGCTGATTACGCCGATAAACTCTGCTGAAGGTGTGGTCAGTGATGAGTTTTCAAATCCACAAAACTGGCAAACTAATCTGAGCTATATGGCAATGACCTACGGTACGCCGGTGGTTATGGCGAATCGCTGTGATACTGAGTTGGATGCCTCCTTCTGGGGAGGGAGCCAGATTTTAGGCGCAAGAGGTGAAGTGCTGGCCCAGGCCAGTGGTGAAGAAGTGTTACTGGTGGCTGATATTGAACGGGTATCTATATCCGCAGCGCGGTTCGATTTACCGACACTGCGGGATGCTAATCCACAATTAATCAGCCAGTTAATTGCAGATATAAAGTAG
- a CDS encoding HdeA family protein codes for MSEIVMNLKSFAAPLTAVLLSTGATVVMAGEEETVSIVDTYTCEQLVDLEYENVPTAVYYIEGFSDSGDVPVEEITEEDFTSVPVEQVYNYCYANPTIVVSDVIDQFDDEA; via the coding sequence ATGAGTGAGATTGTGATGAACCTGAAAAGTTTTGCTGCCCCACTGACTGCTGTTTTGCTCAGCACCGGTGCAACTGTAGTAATGGCCGGCGAAGAAGAAACCGTAAGTATTGTTGATACTTATACCTGTGAACAACTGGTTGACCTGGAATATGAAAATGTTCCAACTGCCGTTTACTACATAGAAGGCTTCTCCGATTCCGGCGATGTGCCGGTTGAAGAAATAACCGAAGAAGACTTTACCTCTGTACCTGTCGAGCAAGTCTACAACTACTGCTACGCAAATCCGACGATTGTTGTCAGCGATGTCATCGACCAGTTTGACGACGAAGCTTAA
- a CDS encoding fluoride efflux transporter FluC has protein sequence MNPAMLFSLASGATLGALLRWWLSIKFNHFNEQLIIGTLLANMAACLLLGFYLGSGTEKSFISPLLKLAFVSGFLGSLSTFSTFIGETHQHLILRDWFKFWLNFNLQIGLGIGMLQLGKSLGSLWRWT, from the coding sequence ATGAATCCAGCTATGCTCTTCAGTCTCGCTTCCGGTGCAACCCTGGGAGCATTACTGCGCTGGTGGCTAAGCATTAAGTTCAACCATTTCAATGAGCAGCTGATTATCGGGACGCTTCTGGCAAACATGGCCGCCTGCTTACTGCTTGGTTTTTATCTTGGCAGCGGTACAGAAAAAAGCTTTATATCTCCATTGCTAAAGCTGGCATTTGTCAGTGGCTTCCTTGGCTCTCTTTCGACATTCTCCACGTTTATTGGCGAAACCCATCAACACCTGATACTTAGAGACTGGTTCAAATTCTGGCTGAACTTTAACCTTCAAATCGGTCTAGGTATTGGTATGTTGCAGCTGGGTAAAAGCCTCGGTAGCCTATGGCGATGGACCTGA
- the bufA2 gene encoding BufA2 family periplasmic bufferin-type metallophore, which yields MNKNIKPMLSGASVAFAAAALAGCSATAATNDTASADANTTDLVHCAGVNVCKGHNDCGGANNACAGQGSCKGTGFVGMPSKACADIGGKVQDDWRGEVAKADLVHCNGVNVCKGHNDCGGANNACAGQGSCKGTGFVAMGAKACADVGGKAS from the coding sequence ATGAATAAAAATATCAAACCTATGCTGAGTGGCGCTTCTGTTGCATTTGCGGCTGCTGCACTGGCTGGCTGTTCCGCAACTGCTGCTACTAACGATACTGCTAGCGCAGATGCAAACACTACCGATCTGGTACATTGCGCAGGCGTAAACGTATGTAAAGGTCACAACGACTGTGGCGGTGCGAACAACGCATGTGCTGGCCAGGGTTCTTGTAAAGGTACTGGTTTCGTAGGTATGCCTTCTAAAGCTTGTGCCGACATCGGTGGCAAGGTTCAGGACGACTGGCGTGGTGAAGTGGCTAAGGCTGACTTAGTTCACTGTAACGGTGTTAACGTTTGTAAGGGTCACAACGACTGTGGCGGTGCGAACAACGCATGTGCAGGTCAGGGTTCTTGTAAAGGTACTGGTTTCGTAGCAATGGGCGCTAAAGCCTGTGCTGATGTTGGTGGTAAAGCTTCCTAA
- a CDS encoding TrmB family transcriptional regulator, translating to MNDHIFELLDLSKREVKIYRALLALGPSSIRVIAEKSGINRGTTYECLKALQSKGVISYLPKGKRRLFSPREPDVLLQLAQDKQRNLDQAIDQLKTRVIPDMHHLMPDFNAANVSYYEGDAGIEWVLRDILSTVSAQENKQYSIFSSKPIRAHLYRPFPNFTLQRIQRGIEVKVIAIGDGGEDAELSERKWIKTDGPVDAAYIAIYPPKCAIISLASHNYPTAVVIDSKEVAAAQQIIFQTLWGLL from the coding sequence ATGAATGATCACATCTTCGAACTGCTCGACCTTTCCAAACGGGAAGTCAAAATTTACCGGGCCCTGTTAGCACTGGGGCCCAGCTCAATTCGGGTAATTGCTGAGAAATCCGGCATCAACCGCGGCACCACTTACGAATGCCTGAAAGCATTACAAAGCAAAGGTGTCATTAGCTATCTGCCAAAGGGTAAACGACGTCTGTTCTCCCCGCGGGAGCCTGACGTACTGTTGCAGCTGGCTCAGGATAAACAACGTAACCTGGATCAGGCCATTGATCAGCTGAAGACCCGGGTAATTCCTGACATGCATCATCTGATGCCTGATTTTAACGCTGCCAACGTCAGCTATTATGAAGGCGATGCCGGAATAGAATGGGTATTACGGGACATTCTCAGCACTGTTTCTGCACAGGAAAACAAACAATATTCGATTTTTTCATCCAAGCCTATCCGGGCACATCTTTACCGGCCTTTTCCAAACTTTACCTTGCAACGTATCCAGCGCGGTATTGAAGTGAAGGTAATTGCCATCGGTGACGGCGGTGAAGATGCCGAATTAAGCGAACGTAAATGGATTAAAACTGACGGCCCGGTAGATGCTGCTTATATCGCTATCTATCCACCTAAGTGCGCGATCATTTCATTAGCATCGCATAACTATCCAACAGCCGTTGTGATCGATTCAAAAGAAGTCGCAGCGGCGCAACAAATCATTTTTCAGACCTTATGGGGGCTGTTATAA
- a CDS encoding MarC family protein gives MENIVLHAATVFMGFFAIMNPIANVPVFLGLTSNDDTKTTRAVAFRSLLIAFIVIAVFSVAGKYIFQLFGLSLPAFRITGGILVFLIGFHMLQGNQSKVQQPNECKDESKAKEAALGVAVSPLAMPILAGPGTIATAMNFASGGGVTELITTIGMFAVLCIITYVFFVSGERLVRFIGENALQVVTRMMGLILAVIGTQMAIEGIQGAFKLT, from the coding sequence ATGGAAAACATAGTGTTACACGCAGCTACGGTCTTCATGGGCTTTTTTGCCATCATGAATCCAATTGCCAATGTTCCGGTCTTTCTGGGGCTGACCAGCAATGATGACACCAAGACAACCCGGGCGGTTGCATTCCGTTCGTTGTTAATTGCTTTCATCGTAATTGCAGTCTTTTCTGTTGCAGGCAAATATATCTTCCAACTGTTTGGCCTGAGCCTGCCTGCTTTTCGTATTACCGGTGGCATTCTGGTATTTCTGATCGGCTTTCATATGCTGCAGGGCAACCAGTCTAAAGTGCAGCAGCCTAATGAATGTAAAGATGAGTCAAAGGCCAAAGAAGCAGCACTTGGTGTTGCCGTCTCGCCATTAGCCATGCCCATTCTGGCAGGCCCGGGCACTATAGCGACAGCAATGAACTTCGCTTCGGGTGGCGGTGTAACCGAATTAATCACCACCATCGGCATGTTCGCTGTACTCTGCATTATTACTTATGTTTTCTTTGTTTCAGGTGAAAGATTAGTTCGCTTCATTGGTGAAAACGCTCTGCAAGTCGTTACCCGTATGATGGGTCTGATTCTCGCGGTAATCGGTACGCAAATGGCGATTGAAGGTATTCAGGGCGCCTTTAAGCTCACCTAA